One Falsibacillus pallidus genomic window, CAAATGGACGCCGAGGTCGATCAGCGGCCCGCCTCCAGACCTTTTTTTATCCGAAAACCAGCCCCCGGGATTCCCTAAACGTCTCAACACAGAAGCTTTGGCATAATACAGTTCGCCAAGATCTCCGTTATCAAGAAACTTTTTAAGAATTTTCGTGTTGCTTCCGTGTCTCCTGACAAAACCAACCTGCGCGGTCTTTCCGGACTCACGCGCTGCCTTTTCAAAAGCATGAGCCTCCTCTACATTTGTGCAGAGCGGCTTCTCCACCAGGACATGCTTGCCGGCTTCCAATGCGCTGATCCCGATTTCAGCATGCGTTTCATTCCACGTACAAATGCTCACTGCATCAATATCTTTGTTCTTCAGCAATTCTTTATAATCAGTATAAAGCTGGCTGACACCATATTCCTCGCCCTTTTTCTTCAGCCTTTGCTCATTCAGGTCACAAAAAGCAACGAGTTCGACTTCCGGATGATCTTTGTAAGGCTGAATATGATATTGAGAGATGCTTCCGACTCCGATTACACCGACCTTTAACATATGTAGCTCCTCCCTTGCCCATCAGGTAAGATTCTCTTGCATTGAACGTTTTTCCCGTTCCACACCTGCTGATGGAGGTTTACCCAAAACTTCAAGGGGAACCTCCATCTTTCTCTTCTTCTCGCTGCAGCACCTTAAAAATAATCTTCAGGCATACCGAATCACTTTTGTCAGTACAGAAGTTTCTTTGTTCCTCAGCTGTTCAAATGCCTCCCCGACATCCTCACTGCTAATGACTTCATTTACATAAGGAGAAAGATCGATTTTGTGTTCATTGACAAGCCTCAAGAATTCACCGATATTTCTCCCTTCCGTCCACCTGACAAATCCATAAGGGTAGTCAATGGCCCGACATTCGTATACGGGGTCATACCTTCCTGGTCCACCTGCGCGGGAGATCAGGATTTCCGCTTCCTTAGCAAACATATCCTGACGCGGAAAATCCGGTTCAATGTCTCCTACAATGACCACTTTTCCTTTGTCACGCACCCACTTCAGGCTTTGGGATGTGAGTGGTGATTTATGACCGCCTGCGCATAGGAAAACGGAATCTGCCCCGCGGAAATTGGTGTTCTCAAACAAGTCCTTTTCCATTTGTTCGATATCTGAATGGCAGTGGATGTATGGTTCATTCGTTAACATTTCTGTTCTGGCAGCTGATAAATCAAAAGCAAATACACGATATGCTGCCGCATTTGCAATGAGTGCAATCATTTGCCCGAGTATTCCAAGTCCTGCTATTACGGCGCTTTCTCCAAATTCGAGTTTTCCTACTCTAAGCGCATGGATGGCAATGGCTCCGATGCCTCCGAAAGCAGCTTCTTTTGCAGTGACATTCGGCGGAACTTTGCAGCATAAGGTCTTTGGGACAAGCAAGTATTCTGCATGTTTCACATACGGTGCCCCGTAGCAGGCAACAAGATCTCCTTCTTTGATCCCTTCGACTCCATCCCCGCAGCTCTCTACGATCCCGGAGGCACTGTATCCTAAGTTGATTTGATGATCCTTGCTTTTATTGATGATGGAAATTTCCGTTCCAGGGCTTATGACAGAAAAGGAAGTTTTGACTAAGACATAGGATGGCTTCACTTCCGGCTTCATTTCTTCTACCACTTCAACTGCTCGATTTCTCGCAACAACACTTTTCACTACATCACCCCCGTACATTATTTTGGAATGGACGATTGGATTGTCAGCTTTGCCTGCAGCCTCTGCTGAAAAATTTTATCATCCATTAAATCAGACAAGTAAATTCTTAATTCGTTCCGTACCTCACCAAATTCTTTTGCAGTCAATCCTATATCGGTATACAGCTTATACGTTGGGATGATTTCTCTGAAAAGTTGATATCGCAGCGGTTTATAGACTTCTGTTTCATCCTGGCGCTCTGCAGCTTTCTTCATAGCCGGGATGCTCAACGTGTTCGTCCGAATGATTTCCTGCGCATCTTCCCCTGAGAGATAATCGACAAATTTGGCTGCAGCCTCTTTTTTGGAGGAAAATTTATTGATTGCCAAGCCAATAATCAATAGAAGCGTGCTCGGATCTTTTAAATATGGGAGCGGCGCTATGTCATATTGGATCTTGTGATTTTTGATTTCATTCAAGCTGAAATAGGACGCCATGATCATCGATGCTTTTTGCTCCAAAAACAGTTTTTCAGCATCCCGATCGCTATCGGACAAAAATGTGTGCATGATTTGCTGTTCGTCAAATAATGCCCGGAGCAAATTTAC contains:
- a CDS encoding Gfo/Idh/MocA family protein, whose amino-acid sequence is MLKVGVIGVGSISQYHIQPYKDHPEVELVAFCDLNEQRLKKKGEEYGVSQLYTDYKELLKNKDIDAVSICTWNETHAEIGISALEAGKHVLVEKPLCTNVEEAHAFEKAARESGKTAQVGFVRRHGSNTKILKKFLDNGDLGELYYAKASVLRRLGNPGGWFSDKKRSGGGPLIDLGVHLIDLCWYLMGKPKPVSVTGNTYHSLGNRNNIQNLSFYKAADFDPARNDVEDLANALIRFENGASLFIDVSFTLHTKENEVSVKVFGDKGGAEIEPEFSIVAEKYDTILNIDPQVDHSEFNFVEAFNNEVDHFIQCCLGRSEVIAPISDGVEVMKMISAIYESAELGREVNL
- a CDS encoding zinc-dependent alcohol dehydrogenase, producing the protein MKSVVARNRAVEVVEEMKPEVKPSYVLVKTSFSVISPGTEISIINKSKDHQINLGYSASGIVESCGDGVEGIKEGDLVACYGAPYVKHAEYLLVPKTLCCKVPPNVTAKEAAFGGIGAIAIHALRVGKLEFGESAVIAGLGILGQMIALIANAAAYRVFAFDLSAARTEMLTNEPYIHCHSDIEQMEKDLFENTNFRGADSVFLCAGGHKSPLTSQSLKWVRDKGKVVIVGDIEPDFPRQDMFAKEAEILISRAGGPGRYDPVYECRAIDYPYGFVRWTEGRNIGEFLRLVNEHKIDLSPYVNEVISSEDVGEAFEQLRNKETSVLTKVIRYA